The following is a genomic window from Geminicoccus roseus DSM 18922.
CCGACTGCCGGCTGGCTGTCGCCAGCGAGGGCGGGTTGCCCGAGATCCGGGCCTGGCGGCGCGCCTTCGCGGCGATGGGGCTGAAGCCCACGCAGCATCGCTGCGCGTCGGAAGCCCTGCTGCGGCGCTATCGCAAGGAAGGGGCCCTGCCCGCCCGCCATCCGCTGATCGACCTGTGCAACGCCGCCTCACTGGGCTTCGCCATTCCGGTGGCGGTGTTCGACACGGCCAGGATCGCCGGTGCTCTGACCGTGCGGTCCGCCGATGGCGGGGAAGCCTACGAGACGCTGGCAGGCGGGATCGAGCGGCCGGAGCCTGGCGAGATCATCTTCGCCGATGAGGGCGGCCGGGCGCATGCGCGGCGCTGGACCAGCCGGCAGAGCGGCTGGTCGGCGATCCGCGCCAGCACCACCCAGGCCCTGATCGTGGCCGAGGCCCTGCACGAGACGGGCGGCGAGGATGTGGCCGCGCTGATGGCGACATTGGCCCGGGCGCTGGCCGAGACCTGGCCAGGAGCGGTGGTGACGGAGGTGGCGCCGCGATGACGGCGGAATTCCTGCTCACCTCGCTGGTGCTGATTGCCTCCCCCGGCACCGGCGCGCTGTTCACGGTGGCGGCCGGGCTTTCGGGCGGGGCGCGGGCTGGCCTGGTCGCGGCTTGCGGCTGCACGCTCGGCATCGTCCCGCATTTGCTGGCGGCGGTCAGCGGGCTGGCAGCACTGCTCCAGGCGAGCGCTGCGGCCTTCCAGGCCCTGCGCTATGCCGGGGTCGCCTACCTGGCCTACATGGCCTGGACGATGCTGCGGGCGCGTGGGGCGCTCCGTCTGGATCCCCAGACCGGCGAGAGGAATGTCCGGCAGGTGATCGGGGCCGCGATCCTCGTCAACCTGTTGAACCCCAAGCTTTCGATCTTCTTCCTGGCCTTCCTGCCGCCGTTCGTGCGCGCGGCGGAGGGCTCGCCGGTCCAGCGCATGGCGGAACTGGGCCTGGTGTTCATGGCGCTGACGCTGCTGGTGTTCGCTGGCTATGGGGTCCTGGCGGCCGGCGTCCGGCGGCATGTGCTGGCCAGCGCCGCCGTGCAGGCATGGATGCGGCGGGGCTTTGCTGCCGCGTTCGCGGGCCTGGCGGCGCAGCTCGCTTTTGCCCAGCGCTAGGCCCGGCCCTCGCCATGGGGTGGGTAGCGGCGCAGCCGGCGCCCGCCTCTCAGCTCTCCGGCGTCTCCGGATCGAGCAGGACCCAGAGGCGGGCGATGCGGGTGCCGTTCAGTTCGGCGACGTCGGTGCCGGTGACCAGGACCGGACCATCGGCCGGGCCGGCCTGCCAGCGCAGGGCGGCAAGACCATGGTGGCCGACCGCCTCGGCGCTGGGGGTGAAGCGGAAGGTCGGCGGGAACTGCTTCAGGAGATTGCCGACCACGGCGGAGATCGCGGCGCGGCCGATCACCAGGTTGTCGGGCTCGTAGAGCACCGGCTCGGCCACGAACAGCTCGTCCAGGGCGGCCATGCGCAGGGCCGGGTCGCGCTGGTTGAACACCCGCTCCAGGTTGTCGCGCAAAAGCCGGGCGTAATCGGGCTCCTGGCCGGCCTTGATCTCCTGGGTCGCGGACATGGGCTTCCTCCTTGCACGGGAGCGGGGCGGCGGCGCCCGCTAGCCGATCTTCGCCAGGTTCAGGGCCGGCAGCGGGCCGCCGGGGAACTGGACCAGGCGGCTGCCGATCGCGAGCGGGCCGAGGTCGATGCCGAAGAAGCCCAGCCGGTCGATCAGCGCGCCGACCTGCGCCTTCGCACCGGCATCGTCGCCGGAATAGAACAGAACGCGCTTGCCGCCATCGCCGGACGGATCGCCGGCGAGCAGGTGCGGCTGGAGATGGTTGAACGCCTTCACCAGCCGGGCGCCCGGCACCAGGCCCGCCACCACTTCCGACGAGGAGCGCTCGCCCAGCGGCTCTGGCCGGAACAGCGGCGCCTCGATCGGGTTGTTGGCGTCGACGACGATGCGCCCGGCGAAGTCGGGCAGGCCGGCCAGCGCTGCCGGCAGCTTCGACCAGTTCACCGCCACCACGACGATCGGCCGGGAAGCGGCCTCCTCGCGGCTGGCGGCGGCAACCGGGGAGCCGATCGCGGCCACGGTCTCGGCCAGGCTGGCCGGGCCGCGACTGTTGGACAGGAGGACGGGCAGGCCCTGGCGGGCCAGCGCCGTGGCGAGGGCGCGGCCGATCTGGCCGGCGCCGATGATGCCGATGGGGGACATGGCTTCGCTTCTCTGTGCTGATGGAGCGCACGATGATCGGGCGGGAAATCAGGCGGTCTGGCCGCCGTCGACGTTCAGCGTGGCGCCGGTGATGTAGGCGGCGTCGGGACCGGCCAGGAAAGCGACCGCCCCGGCGATCTCGTCCGGCCGGCCATAGCGGCCAAGGGCGGCCAGGCCCTTCAGGGTCTGGGCGAACGGGCCGTCCTCGGGGTTCATGTCGGTGTCGATGGCGCCCGGCTGGACCACGTTGACGGTGATGCCGCGGGGCCCCAGATCGCGCGACCAGCCGCGGGTATAGGCGGCCACCGCCGCCTTGGTGGCGACATAGTCGGCGGCGCCGGCGAACGGGATGTGCACCGCCCCGGTGGTGCCGATCGAGACGATCCGGCCGTGATCGCTGATCAGCGGCACGGCGGCGCGCACCGCGGCGGCGACGCCGGTGAGGTTGACGGCAAGCTGGCGCTCGAAGCCGGCCAGATCGGCGTCCGGGTCGCCCACCAGGCCGGTGACGAACACGCCGGCCGAGTTCACCAGGATGTCGAGCCGGCCAAGCGCTTCGTGGGCCTGGCGCACCAGGGCGGCGACCTGGGCGGGATCGGCCTGGTCAGCCTGGATCGCGACGGCCTGGCGGCCCTGCGCCCGGACCTCCTGGACCAGCCGCTCGGCCTCGGCCTGCGAGCGGGCGTAGCTGAACACGATGTGGGCGCCGTCGCGGGCCAGGCGGCGCACGATCGCGGCGCCGATGCCGCGCGAGCCGCCGGTGACCAGGGCGGCCTTGCCGGCCAGGGGCTGGGTGGGATGGGACATGAGGCAGTCTCCGGGAGGATCCGCGCGGGGGGATCCGGTGCGGCCAGACGACCATGGCAGGATCATTCCCACCGGATTAGACAGGAATCGCTCGTTCCGGTTTCAACGATCCGTTGAAGGAAGCCCGCCGATGCAGACGCTGGCCAAGCTAGAGGCCTTCGTGCAGAGCGCCCGGCACGGCAGCTTTTCCGAGGCGGCGCGGCGGCTCTCGCTCACGCCCGCCGCGGTCAGCCGCAACGTCGCCCTGCTGGAGCGCGACCTGGGCGTGCGGCTGTTCCACCGCTCGACCCGCCGGCTGACCCTGACCGAGGCGGGCGAGCGGTTCCGCCTGGCGGTGGCCGGGCCCCTGGACGGCATCCAGGCGGCGATCGCCGGGGCAGCGGCCGAGGGCGGCGAGCCGGGCGGGACGCTGAAGATCAGCCTGCCGCCGACCTTCGGCCTGGACCATGTCCTGCCCCTGCTGCCGGGCTTCCTGGCGCGCCACCCGCGCATCCGGCCGGAATGGCATTTCGAGAACCGCCAGGTCGACCTGGCCGCCGAGGGCTATGATGCCGCGATCGGCGGCGGGTTCGACCTGGCACCCGGCATCGTGGCGCGGACCCTGGCGCCGGCGCACCTGGTCGCGGTGGTGTCCCCCGGCTATCTGCAGGGCCGGGCGCCGCCGGCCGACCCGGCCGGGCTTGGCGCGCTGGACGGGATCGTGATGCGCTCGCTGCAGACCGGCCGGATCCGCCACTGGACCCTGCGCGACGCCGCCGGCCTGGAGATGCCGGCGCTGCTTCGGGAAACCCTGGTGTTCAACGATCCGGCCGCCATGCGCGAAGCGGCCCTATTGGGCCTGGGCGTCGCCATGCTGGCGGTGCCGGACGTGCTGGGCGCCCTGGAGAGCGGCCGGCTCGTCCGCTTGGCGCCGCGCTGGTACGCCGATGCCGGCAGGATCTCGGTCTATTTCGCCTCGCGCAGCCTGCTGCCTGCCAAGACCAGGCTGTTCGTGGACTGGCTGGCATCAGCGTTCCGGGCGCAGCGGCTGGCCGAGCGGTTCGCCGGCAGCCTGGGCTAGCGGAGCCCCGGCGGGGAACGGCGAGCGGCCCGGCGCGAAACAGGGTGAGGATGGCAGGGCGGGCGGCTAGGCTGGGCTTCGAGAGGGCAAGGGGTTTTGGGGGAACAGAGCATGGAAGGCCAGGCCGGTTCGATCGACACCCGCCTTGCCACCTATGGCAGCCTGGCGCCCGGCCGGGTCAACCATCATCGGCTGGACGGGCTGCAAGGGCGCTGGCGGCGCGGCACGGTGCGGGGCAGGCTGGTCGAGGCCGGCTGGGGCGCGAAGCTGGGCTTTCCCGGCCTGGTGCTCGACCCGGCGGGGGGCGAGGTCGAGGTCCACCTGTTCGAATCCGCCGACCTGCCGGCGCACTGGCCGCGCCTGGACGCGTTCGAGGGCGACGGCTACCGGCGGGTCGTCGCGCGGGTGCGCCTGGCGGACGGCGAGGCGGATGCCTGGATCTATGTGGTGATTGCCTGAGGCCCGATCGCCGCCGGCACGGCCGGGCATCCGGCCGGCCAGAAAAAGGCGGCAGCGCAGAGCGGCAATGGCAAAGAGGCTCCGTGCTGCCGCATCAAACAGCTCGTGATCGGTAATAAATGCATCGATATACGAGACCGTCGACATGCGACGGTGACCATGTATCGCACTTCCCGCGCATCCTTGACAAGCAGGTTCAACTATAACCTTGGTTCAAGTCGGCGTTATATCCGAAGCGATACAGTATCCGGAAGCGTTGGCCGGTTCCGGCCGGGCATGACGGGCGATCGGGCAGCTCGGCCGGCGCGGGAGAAAGGGGCGACCGGCCATAAGATGCCGACAAAAGGAACACTTTGGGGTATGGTGATTCCAGCGTTCGCTCGACGCCGGCATGGAGCGACAGCGAGGTAGCTACTCCCGCCCCATCCCGCGGGACGATCCAGTGTCGCAAGCCACACCTTCCGTCCACCGCAACGGCCTTCTGAGCGCCCTGTCCGCCGAGGACATCGACTATCTGCAGCCGCGGCTCTGCCGGGTCGACCTGCCCCTGCGCACGGTGCTCCACCTTCCCCAGGAGCCGATCCCGGCGGTGCACTTCATCGAGAGCGGCTGGATCTCGCTGGTGATCACCCTGGACGACGGCAACGTCTCCGAGGTGGGGCTGGTGGGGTCGGAAGGCATGGCCGGGCTGCCGCTGTTGTTCGGCACCGATCGCTCCACCGCCGAGGCGATGGTCCAGGCCGAGCACACCAGCGCCCTGCGCATGGACGCCCATGATTTCCGCGACGCGCTGGATGCCTGCCCGTCCTTGCGCCGGACGCTGCTGCGCTACGGCCAGGCCTGCTTCACCCAGGTCAGCCAGACCGCCGCCTGCAACAACCACCACCAGACCGAGCAGCGCCTGGCGCGCTGGCTTCTGACCGCCCATGACCGCGCCAGCGGCGACCAGTTCATGATGACCCACGAGCTCCTCGCCATCATGCTGGGGGTGCGCCGGGCCAGCGTCAGCCTCGCCGCCGGCATGCTGCAGAAGGCGGACCTGATCCGCTATGGCAGCGGGCAGATCACCATCCTCGACCGCCACGGCCTGGAGGCGGCGGCCTGCGAGTGCCATGGCGTGGTCTGCCGCGAATTCAGGCGCCTACTCGGACACGCTTAAGAAAAGTGAGCGCGCTGCTTCCCGGTTGTACGCTATCGGACTGATTTCCCGGCCGGGGCTGACCATTCTCCTCCGACGCGTGAGAGGTCGAGATGATGCCACTGCGCCAAGAATGCCCGCAGCCTGCCGATCGGCAGCAACGCCGCCGAGCCGAGATGCGGCCGGCCGACAGCCGGACGGAGACCGGCGCGCCACGCACCGACGAGCGGGCGCGGCAGATGGCCGAGATGGAAGCCCTGATCGTGGAATCGACCGAGATCGTGTCCCGCACGCGGGCGCTCGTGCAGCGCCTGCGCCATGCCGGCGCGTTCTCCCCGCCCGGCACGACGGAGCCCCCCCGAGGACCGACCCCATGGGCAAGCTGGACACCGATGAAACCCTAGTTCTCCTGGACCGCACGCCCACGCAGCGGGACCAGGACCTGATCCGGCGGGTTGCCCTGGCCCTGGAACGCGGCGACGAGCGGGCGAGGCTGCTGCGGCAGACGATCCGGC
Proteins encoded in this region:
- a CDS encoding B3/B4 domain-containing protein; its protein translation is MSFPFRYAAEIRPRFPKLCSGALLIDGVDGTAGPPRAIARFTGMADCRLAVASEGGLPEIRAWRRAFAAMGLKPTQHRCASEALLRRYRKEGALPARHPLIDLCNAASLGFAIPVAVFDTARIAGALTVRSADGGEAYETLAGGIERPEPGEIIFADEGGRAHARRWTSRQSGWSAIRASTTQALIVAEALHETGGEDVAALMATLARALAETWPGAVVTEVAPR
- a CDS encoding LysE family translocator translates to MTAEFLLTSLVLIASPGTGALFTVAAGLSGGARAGLVAACGCTLGIVPHLLAAVSGLAALLQASAAAFQALRYAGVAYLAYMAWTMLRARGALRLDPQTGERNVRQVIGAAILVNLLNPKLSIFFLAFLPPFVRAAEGSPVQRMAELGLVFMALTLLVFAGYGVLAAGVRRHVLASAAVQAWMRRGFAAAFAGLAAQLAFAQR
- a CDS encoding nuclear transport factor 2 family protein; protein product: MSATQEIKAGQEPDYARLLRDNLERVFNQRDPALRMAALDELFVAEPVLYEPDNLVIGRAAISAVVGNLLKQFPPTFRFTPSAEAVGHHGLAALRWQAGPADGPVLVTGTDVAELNGTRIARLWVLLDPETPES
- a CDS encoding NADPH-dependent F420 reductase, which gives rise to MSPIGIIGAGQIGRALATALARQGLPVLLSNSRGPASLAETVAAIGSPVAAASREEAASRPIVVVAVNWSKLPAALAGLPDFAGRIVVDANNPIEAPLFRPEPLGERSSSEVVAGLVPGARLVKAFNHLQPHLLAGDPSGDGGKRVLFYSGDDAGAKAQVGALIDRLGFFGIDLGPLAIGSRLVQFPGGPLPALNLAKIG
- a CDS encoding SDR family NAD(P)-dependent oxidoreductase translates to MSHPTQPLAGKAALVTGGSRGIGAAIVRRLARDGAHIVFSYARSQAEAERLVQEVRAQGRQAVAIQADQADPAQVAALVRQAHEALGRLDILVNSAGVFVTGLVGDPDADLAGFERQLAVNLTGVAAAVRAAVPLISDHGRIVSIGTTGAVHIPFAGAADYVATKAAVAAYTRGWSRDLGPRGITVNVVQPGAIDTDMNPEDGPFAQTLKGLAALGRYGRPDEIAGAVAFLAGPDAAYITGATLNVDGGQTA
- a CDS encoding LysR family transcriptional regulator, which gives rise to MQTLAKLEAFVQSARHGSFSEAARRLSLTPAAVSRNVALLERDLGVRLFHRSTRRLTLTEAGERFRLAVAGPLDGIQAAIAGAAAEGGEPGGTLKISLPPTFGLDHVLPLLPGFLARHPRIRPEWHFENRQVDLAAEGYDAAIGGGFDLAPGIVARTLAPAHLVAVVSPGYLQGRAPPADPAGLGALDGIVMRSLQTGRIRHWTLRDAAGLEMPALLRETLVFNDPAAMREAALLGLGVAMLAVPDVLGALESGRLVRLAPRWYADAGRISVYFASRSLLPAKTRLFVDWLASAFRAQRLAERFAGSLG
- a CDS encoding gamma-glutamylcyclotransferase family protein, translating into MEGQAGSIDTRLATYGSLAPGRVNHHRLDGLQGRWRRGTVRGRLVEAGWGAKLGFPGLVLDPAGGEVEVHLFESADLPAHWPRLDAFEGDGYRRVVARVRLADGEADAWIYVVIA
- a CDS encoding Crp/Fnr family transcriptional regulator; protein product: MSQATPSVHRNGLLSALSAEDIDYLQPRLCRVDLPLRTVLHLPQEPIPAVHFIESGWISLVITLDDGNVSEVGLVGSEGMAGLPLLFGTDRSTAEAMVQAEHTSALRMDAHDFRDALDACPSLRRTLLRYGQACFTQVSQTAACNNHHQTEQRLARWLLTAHDRASGDQFMMTHELLAIMLGVRRASVSLAAGMLQKADLIRYGSGQITILDRHGLEAAACECHGVVCREFRRLLGHA